One stretch of Rhipicephalus sanguineus isolate Rsan-2018 chromosome 10, BIME_Rsan_1.4, whole genome shotgun sequence DNA includes these proteins:
- the LOC125760241 gene encoding uncharacterized protein LOC125760241, whose protein sequence is MWKKPLICMFEATFKPGLVFPEDGVCDLSFFRALEHKHAFLKDKGGEYNAVLDAFLAVAAKQAKTEHGVSLDHSCHLKTAEILKDPVSKKTVKELWGKKVYHWGFLTTNIYLVTEVNMTLLFKILKNIKTIVQEEIRPNRPHYYIFTGALASMYGTTLVAKLLKTVMWLDGIGFLGHLIEDDRNWNSGRMMPPTFWVNMNMPDHAYMYYLRTAHKGVRHLHATNMNGTSFYITVTMAAKRYIPDENYAYKAEMLPSKEALEVPIMDYCKDTKYEFGFQESEPVAPYYVSQREGRFISFDDSKSLGIKLCRGRKKLHGIKYGLIIYSTEMDDPTNQCGKGAYPRVNFLRKLVDFFRNNFTSPDALEACQKLV, encoded by the exons ATGTGGAAGAAGCCACTGATCTGCATGTTCGAGGCCACCTTCAAGCCTGGCCTCGTCTTTCCCGAGGACGGAGTGTGCGACCTCAGCTTCTTCCGGGCGCTGGAGCACAAGCATGCTTTCTTGAAGGACAAAGGCGGAGAGTACAACGCGGTGTTGGATGCCTTCCTGGCAGTGGCCGCCAAGCAGGCGAAGACCGAACACGGAGTCAGCCTAGACCACTC GTGTCACTTGAAGACCGCTGAGATATTGAAGGATCCTGTCAGCAAAAAAACCGTGAAAGAGCTGTGGGGAAAAAAGGTCTACCACTGGGGATTCTTGACAACAAATATCTACCTCGTGACGGAAGTCAACATGACACTGCTGTTTAAGATCCTGAAA AACATAAAAACGATCGTGCAAGAAGAGATAAGGCCGAATCGCCCTCACTACTACATCTTCACTGGGGCCCTTGCGTCAATGTATGGGACGACACTTGTTGCAAAACTACTGAA GACCGTTATGTGGCTCGATGGCATAGGGTTTCTGGGGCACCTTATCGAAGACGATCGAAATTGGAACTCAGGCCGGATGATGCCGCCAACCTTCTGGGTCAACATGAACATGCCAGACCACGCGTACATGTATTACTTG agaacggcgcatAAGGGTGTTCGACATCTCCATGCTACGAACATGAACGGCACTTCCTTTTACATCACCGTAACTATGGCTGCCAAGCGATACATTCCGGACGAGAATTACGCCTACAAAGCGGAAATGCTACCCAGCAAAGAGGCGTTAGAGGTTCCCATCATGGAC TACTGCAAGGACACGAAGTACGAGTTCGGCTTTCAAGAAAGTGAACCTGTCGCACCTTACTACGTGAGCCAGAGGGAAGGAAGATTTATCAGCTTTGATGATTCGAAGTCCTTGGGGATCAAG CTTTGCAGGGGCAGGAAGAAGCTGCATGGCATCAAATACGGTCTCATCATATATAGCACCGAAATGGATGACCCAACAAACCAGTGCGGCAAAGGTGCCTACCCTCGAGTCAATTTCTTAAGAAAATTGGTGGACTTCTTCAGAAACAACTTCACTTCGCCCGATGCTCTGGAAGCGTGTCAAAAACTGGTCTGA